The Candidatus Celerinatantimonas neptuna DNA segment GAAAAATTCGATCGCGAGTACGCCAACATAGTTCAGTTGTTCAGCAATTGCGTTAAAAATTTGGTAGGCCTGTTGCTGCAGTGTATCCGGTTGTGAGCCATCGACGAGTGAGACATTCAATACGCCCTGATAGTGATAATTTACAGCCAGTGGGTAGCAGCGGGTTGAACCATCGGAACTTCGAGCGCCTATCAATGAAACTTCGCGATCAAAAGGAATCATTTGTTCTGCAACGATGGCTTGCTCTGGTGCGCTATGGGCCAGAAATGAGTCCATGTCTTGCCAGATCGCTTCTTTATCTTCACGGTTTTTAAGACGCCATTGGCCTTTTCCATCATATCCGGCTAACGCGCTTTTAAGAACCAATGGTGTGCCCAGTTCTTCAATTGCATGATCTAAATCTGCTCGGTTGTTGATGATATAGTGGCGGGCATTTGCGACAGCCGCTTTTTCAAGTACAGCTTTTTCGAGACGGCGATCGCCTCCGGTTTTGATGGCATTGGCATCAGGGTGCATTTTTTGGCTCAGCTCGCAGCGATCGAGCACTGCGTGGGGAATATGCTCAAATTCACTGGTGATACAATCCGCCCATTTAATTGCGTCATCAAGTGATTGCTGATAATTGTAGCCGGAGAGCGGATCGACAACCTGAGCCGGTCCAACATCAAAAGCACGGAGTTTTAAATTAAGAGGCAAACCATCAAGTGACATCATTCTGGCTAGCTGACCTGCTCCGAGGACTAAAATGTTCATCAAGAAGCCTCACTTGGATCGGGATTGTCTAAAACTTGTTGGGTTTGCTGTGCACGGTAGGCTTCAATTCTTGCCATTAACTCAGAGTCGGATGTTGCAAGGATTTGAGCGGCTAAAAGACCTGCATTAGCGGCGCCTGAGTCGCCGATAGCCAGAGTGCCGACGGCAATGCCTTTAGGCATTTGTACAATGGATAAAAGTGAGTCCATCCCTTTTAGTGCGCGTGATTTCACTGGAACGCCCAGTACAGGTAAAGGCGTAAATGCAGCGCACATCCCGGGTAAGTGGGCAGCACCGCCTGCTCCGGCAATGATGACTTTTAATCCGCGTTCCTTTGCGCTTTGCGCGTAGTCGGCGAGCAATTGGGGGGTGCGATGTGCCGAGATGACTTTCGTTTCATATTTAACATTTAATTGGTCTAAAACAAGGGCCGCGTGTTCCATGGTGGGCCAATCGGATTTAGAACCCATGATAATTCCGACTTTCATTTCCGACTCCTGTGAGTTGCTGCGTTGATCGGGTCGGTTGGCATTATAAACGTAAAAATGGGTTGCGCTTAATTTATCTGCGTATTTGCCTTTCATTTGATAGTCTGGGTTTTTCTGTTTGATCTATCCGGGTTGTTTTCTAATGTGGAAATTAAGGTAGATTTAACGCCGAAATCGAGCTTAAGAACTTGTTGAAAAGGCTTCGTTATCCCAGTTAATTCTAAAGATAAACATCCCTTGGTACTTGACGGTGACTATCCGCTTTAGTGGAAATCAGTTATGGTAAAGAAGTTGTTATTTAGGAGATGAAATACCTTGAGTACTCTTGTTCAAACAGTGGATGCACTTCATGGTGGGAAAGTCGTTGCTTATCCAACTGAGGGACTTTTTGGATTGGGCTGTGACCCGGATAAACCAGCCGCAATTGAGCAATTATTGACAATAAAGCAGCGTTCCAGAGAGAAAGGACTGATTTTGATCGCTGCAAGTTTTGAACAACTTGCCCCTTATGTTGATTTATCAACGATTGAAGGTGAGCGACAAGAACAGATTTTTGCGAGTTGGCCAGGTCCTGTGACGTGGGTTTTGCCTGCCTCAGAGTATACCAGTCAGTGGGTGACCGGAAAATTTGATACCGTTGCGGTACGGGTGAGTGATCACCCTCAGGTTGTTGAGTTATGTCTGGCATTTGGTAAACCTTTAATTTCGACAAGTGCCAATTTGTCTGGACACCCGGCTGCTGTGGATGTTGACCAGGTTGAATCTCAAATGGGGACTTATCTGGCAGCAATATTGAGTGGTGAAACTGGTGGTCGGAATAAACCGAGTATGATTATCGATGGGCGTTCCGGAAATATTTTGCGAGAAGGTTAATTAAAAAGAGGCGGTAGCGGTATATGTCACAACAGGTAGATAGACAAGCGGTGATCGAGTTTTTGACAGGATTGCAGGAGCGTATTTGCCAGGAATTAGAAAGTATTGATGGTGGTTCTTTTATCCATGATAAGTGGCATAGGCCGGAAGATGAGAAAAGGCTTTCGGGAGGCGGAGAAAGTCGTATTTTGAAAGGGACTGTTTTTGAACAGGCCGGTGTTAATTTTTCTCATGTTAAAGGGGAACAATTGCCGCCATCGGCTTCGGCCAGCAGGCCTGAATTAGCCGGGCGCAGTTTTGAAGCGATGGGGGTTTCTTTGGTGATTCATCCAATGAATCCTTATGCGCCGACCAGTCACGCTAATGTACGATTCTTTATTGCTGATAAACCTGGAGAGGACCCTGTTTGGTGGTTCGGGGGCGGGTTTGATTTGACGCCGTTTTATCCTTTTCTTGAAGATGTTCAGGATTGGCACAAAAATGCGGATGCTCTTTGTGCTCCTTTTGGTGAAAGTCGCTATGCAGATCATAAGAAGTGGTGCGATGAATATTTTTACTTGCCGCACAGAAAGGAAACCCGAGGGGTCGGCGGTTTATTCTTTGATGATCTGAAAACACCTGACTTTACAACTTGTTTTGCCTACATGCGAGCGGTAGGTGATGGTTTTATGGATGGCTATCTGCCAATTGTGAAGCGCCGTAAGGATATGCTTTATTCTGAGCGGCAAAGGCAGTTTCAATTATATCGGCGCGGTCGCTATGTTGAATTTAATCTGGTGTATGACCGGGGAACTTTATTTGGTTTACAAAGTGGCGGGCGAACAGAATCGATTTTGATGTCGATGCCTCCCCTTGTCCGGTGGGAGTACAACTATCAACCTCAGTCGGATTCCGAGGAGTCTAATTTAGACAAGTTTTTAATGGCCAGAGATTGGTTAAATGAATGATTTGTCATAACTCATCTAGTGTACTTGATATTATATTTCAATCCATTGCAAATCATGATTATTTTCGCATATAACAGATGTGAATATTCAGGCTGTGGCATGATTCATATTATCTGAAAAAATTCATCATCTTTTTCTTGCAACCTGCTGCGATTTCTATTAATAACTAATTTGCAAATTGTTGATGATGCATTGCATCGTTTTTGAAGAGATGAAGCTAGTTATGAGTGGATCATTTGCAACCAATCGTCGTTTTTATGACGATAAGCATTTTCCTCGTGGTTTTTCACGTTCAGGTGTCTTTACCATTAAAGAAGCCCAACTGCTTGAGACTTGTGGATATGCGTTTAAGGAGTTGGATGAACGACTTCGAGAACCCAGTGATGAAGTCGAAGAGCGATTTGTGGCGGTTTGCCATGGAGAGTTACCAGCACAATCACTTGAGGAAAAAGCTTGGCTTAAATTCAAACAACGTACTGGCCGAAGGCGCTTTCATGCTTTGGTCGGTTCTTCTAAAGTTACGACCAGTGATAATTCTGGTAATGATGATGAAGAGGTCGTTGTCGACGATTAATCTGAAAAGACACGGTGGTCAGCCACTGTGTCTCTTTGTTCTTCGTGCATTCTTTGATAAAAATCGTTAAGGTTAATGTATTCTATGTTTGTTTGATACAGAGGCTTGACGTGGATCGTTACGCAGTGATCGGAAATCCGATCAGCCATTCTAAATCCCCTTTCATTCACATGCTTTTTGCCCGCCAGACACAACAACATTTGACTTACGAGGCAATTGAATTGCCTGAAAATGGTTTTGCAGACGGGATTTCTTCGTTATTTGAACAGGGCTTGTCCGGTTGTAATGTCACTGTTCCTTTTAAACAAGATGCATTTAATTATGCTTATCAGCTGAGTCCCCGGGCTGAGCTGGCAGGAGCGGTTAATACTTTAAAGAAAACGGATGATGGTTTGATCTTGGGAGATAATACCGATGGAGCCGGTTTACTGGCCGATTTGAAAAATCATATTGGCGATCTGGCTGGATTACGTATTGCGCTATTAGGTGCCGGAGGCGCTGCCAGAGGTGTTGTCGGGCCTTTATTGGAAGCAAATCCTGCTCATTTGATGATTGCTAACCGGACGCTTGAGAAAGCTTATGCTCTGGTTGAACGTTTTTCCGCATTAGGTCCTGTCAGTGCATGTCAGCTCAGTGAGTTGGATGATTCTTTTGATCTGGTGATTAATGCAACATCTGCAAGTCTTGCCGGGGAAAATGTGGATCTTCCTGAGGCTCTGATTCATTCCAATCTTTACTGCTACGACATGATGTACAGTAACAAGTTAACTCCGTTTAACCGGTGGGCGAAAGAGTCAGGCGCATATCGGGTCTTTGATGGGCTTGGAATGCTGGTTGCTCAGGCTGCTGAAAGTTTCGCTCTATGGCGGGGGCTGAGGCCAGGAACCCGACAGGTTATATTTGAACTCCGGCGTAATTTGAGCTGCTAGACTCTTGTTACTGAATATAGTGTAAATTGAGCTTATTCTGTCGTATCTATCAAGATTGAGATTATTGTGAATCGTTTATCCGGGGTTCTATAAGGGAAAATAGATATCCATTTATGGGGATTTTCATCAATAAAAAAGTCAATTATATTGTGTTTAGAGTCTGTTGAGCTTTACTCTTTGTTTAATTAAATAAGTCAGGGCGCTATATGTAGAGCCCTGATTTGGAATTTTGTATTGGGTTATTGTCGTTTTTGTATTTTTAATACAGAGTGTCAGTTTCTATCAGGCAAAATTTGAAAATGGTTTTTGGAGTGAGATCTCGGCCGTATGGGTTATTTGATAAAGGTATGGTTTAAGGATCGTTTAATGTGTGAAGATCCGATTTCTCGGGTAAGTTCATTACTTTTTTTAGGAGTAGGAATATTATTTGGGGGCATGATTATTGGAGGATCCGTTGCTAGGGCTGATCCGGTTGTAAAAACGACAGAACCCCCAGAGCCTTCATCTTATGTACATTTTACTCAAGATGGGTCGTTTAACCGTAATTCGATTATTGAAATTGCGAAGAAATTGTCTGAATCGCCTTATCAGGCGCCTCATAATCCTTTACCTAAAAATCTAGAAGCATTGTCGCTTAGTCAATATCAGAATATTCTTTTTCAGCCATCTAAAACATTATGGGCTGGAAGCAGTCTTCCTTTTCAGATGCAATTACTGCTGCGGGGGTCTTATTTTAAAGCACCGGTAGAAATTGCAACAGTGAATCAGGGGCATACACACCATTTACCTTTTTCCCCAGATTTATTTACCAGTAATTCACCGGGTATTTCTTTGCCAAATCGGGATATTGGCTTCTCTGGTTTAAGTCTCTACTATCAGCTAAATCAACCCGGATTTTATAATAAAGTGCTTGAATTTCAAGGGGCTAGCTATTTTAAAGCCATTGGTAGAGGTGAGTCCTGGGGGGCGTCAGCTCGGGGACTTGCTATCGATACAGCTGATCCGAAGGGAGAAGAATTTCCTTTTTTCAGAGCATTTTGGGTTGAAAAACCCAGCGGTAACAGTAATAGCATAGCTATTGACGCTTTATTAGATAGTCCAAGCGTAACTGGCGCCTACCGGTTTACTATTCGTCCAGGTCATAATACGGATATGGATGTTGAAGTATCTCTTTTCCCCCGTAAAGAGATTCGTCGTATCGGTTTAGCACCGATGAATAGTATGTTTTTATTCTCTGAAAATGGCTCGCATCGTGAAGATGATTATCGTCCTCAGGTCCATGACTCTGATGGGTTATTGATGGTGAATGGTAAAGGGGAGCGTTTATGGCGGCCTCTGGCTAATCCAGACACGTTACAGATTAGTGCATTTGTCGATGATGCACCGATTGGCTTTGGTTTGATGCAACGGGATCGGAAATTTGCTGATTATCAGGATCTTAAGAACAATTATCAGGATAAACCGAGTTTATGGGTTGAACCGATTGGAAACTGGGGAGTGGGGAGTGTCACTTTGATTGAGATCCCATCTGATGAT contains these protein-coding regions:
- the aroE gene encoding Shikimate dehydrogenase (NADP(+)), which encodes MDRYAVIGNPISHSKSPFIHMLFARQTQQHLTYEAIELPENGFADGISSLFEQGLSGCNVTVPFKQDAFNYAYQLSPRAELAGAVNTLKKTDDGLILGDNTDGAGLLADLKNHIGDLAGLRIALLGAGGAARGVVGPLLEANPAHLMIANRTLEKAYALVERFSALGPVSACQLSELDDSFDLVINATSASLAGENVDLPEALIHSNLYCYDMMYSNKLTPFNRWAKESGAYRVFDGLGMLVAQAAESFALWRGLRPGTRQVIFELRRNLSC
- the purK gene encoding N5-carboxyaminoimidazole ribonucleotide synthase — its product is MNILVLGAGQLARMMSLDGLPLNLKLRAFDVGPAQVVDPLSGYNYQQSLDDAIKWADCITSEFEHIPHAVLDRCELSQKMHPDANAIKTGGDRRLEKAVLEKAAVANARHYIINNRADLDHAIEELGTPLVLKSALAGYDGKGQWRLKNREDKEAIWQDMDSFLAHSAPEQAIVAEQMIPFDREVSLIGARSSDGSTRCYPLAVNYHYQGVLNVSLVDGSQPDTLQQQAYQIFNAIAEQLNYVGVLAIEFFVVKDKLLVNEIAPRVHNSGHWSQQGAFVSQFDNHLRGIAELPLGDTSLRSPTAMINILGEDTVAPDILSLPGCRLHWYGKSKRPGRKMGHINISADTPEQLHERICQLAQYLPQEQFPGLHQYLSE
- the purE gene encoding N5-carboxyaminoimidazole ribonucleotide mutase, with the protein product MKVGIIMGSKSDWPTMEHAALVLDQLNVKYETKVISAHRTPQLLADYAQSAKERGLKVIIAGAGGAAHLPGMCAAFTPLPVLGVPVKSRALKGMDSLLSIVQMPKGIAVGTLAIGDSGAANAGLLAAQILATSDSELMARIEAYRAQQTQQVLDNPDPSEAS
- a CDS encoding hypothetical protein (UPF0438 protein YifE), with protein sequence MSGSFATNRRFYDDKHFPRGFSRSGVFTIKEAQLLETCGYAFKELDERLREPSDEVEERFVAVCHGELPAQSLEEKAWLKFKQRTGRRRFHALVGSSKVTTSDNSGNDDEEVVVDD
- the mdoG_2 gene encoding Glucans biosynthesis protein G; the encoded protein is MCEDPISRVSSLLFLGVGILFGGMIIGGSVARADPVVKTTEPPEPSSYVHFTQDGSFNRNSIIEIAKKLSESPYQAPHNPLPKNLEALSLSQYQNILFQPSKTLWAGSSLPFQMQLLLRGSYFKAPVEIATVNQGHTHHLPFSPDLFTSNSPGISLPNRDIGFSGLSLYYQLNQPGFYNKVLEFQGASYFKAIGRGESWGASARGLAIDTADPKGEEFPFFRAFWVEKPSGNSNSIAIDALLDSPSVTGAYRFTIRPGHNTDMDVEVSLFPRKEIRRIGLAPMNSMFLFSENGSHREDDYRPQVHDSDGLLMVNGKGERLWRPLANPDTLQISAFVDDAPIGFGLMQRDRKFADYQDLKNNYQDKPSLWVEPIGNWGVGSVTLIEIPSDDEIHDNIVSYWAPKEPLEAGSEYDYSYRLHWGPSPHPAIGEYIVESTLSGHIKGASDDNQRHFVIDYVSSSPNSQPLGSLPVANVVASQGQLQHVKVVKNPHTPGYRLSFDLLPGHAKASELRAELTFRDSRTAETWLYRWTAN
- the hemF gene encoding Oxygen-dependent coproporphyrinogen-III oxidase, which translates into the protein MSQQVDRQAVIEFLTGLQERICQELESIDGGSFIHDKWHRPEDEKRLSGGGESRILKGTVFEQAGVNFSHVKGEQLPPSASASRPELAGRSFEAMGVSLVIHPMNPYAPTSHANVRFFIADKPGEDPVWWFGGGFDLTPFYPFLEDVQDWHKNADALCAPFGESRYADHKKWCDEYFYLPHRKETRGVGGLFFDDLKTPDFTTCFAYMRAVGDGFMDGYLPIVKRRKDMLYSERQRQFQLYRRGRYVEFNLVYDRGTLFGLQSGGRTESILMSMPPLVRWEYNYQPQSDSEESNLDKFLMARDWLNE
- the tsaC_2 gene encoding Threonylcarbamoyl-AMP synthase, yielding MSTLVQTVDALHGGKVVAYPTEGLFGLGCDPDKPAAIEQLLTIKQRSREKGLILIAASFEQLAPYVDLSTIEGERQEQIFASWPGPVTWVLPASEYTSQWVTGKFDTVAVRVSDHPQVVELCLAFGKPLISTSANLSGHPAAVDVDQVESQMGTYLAAILSGETGGRNKPSMIIDGRSGNILREG